In Phyllopteryx taeniolatus isolate TA_2022b chromosome 13, UOR_Ptae_1.2, whole genome shotgun sequence, the following are encoded in one genomic region:
- the LOC133488256 gene encoding uncharacterized protein LOC133488256: MAEGLFEGQPHCCTQRIITDNTLREDLYDMALQNPDLILFTDGCCFKGEQGLQSGFAVTKLTDTGFVTIEAEKLKGQQSAQRAEITAVTAALQLAQDKTTNIYTDSAYAHVVVHTAMAEWQRNYFMTATGVPIKHYQEILKLKEALMMPKAVAILKCKGHTKKDDFVSAGNDAADKAAKAAAGYLPTSQLVVSETELKDRQEVTEETVKIWQEHGSPEERSMWKSKGGERDEKDIWRKGGKWKLPQKQLKLLISEAHGACHVGVEETLRRLHTWWHPFMGAIVKNELQDCSVCSRYNRIHTTKPPQGTHDPDVTAPRQVVSMDFTDMIKSVSGYRYLLVIVDSFSSWPEVYPCKTEMANIVVKHLVNHYIPSHGFPNKIRSDNGTHFKNKHLQEVEKALGLKHTFGSVYHPQSQGRVERMNRNIKEKLTKALATSNLNWLQALPLALMNVRMSLNSAKGWTPFECHTNRPFPAPTAPLETTDVSGPPELKQLTLAFSQLTAKQPDGPLVMHESEFVWLKVIKRKWSEPRWTGPHKVTERTSSAVRLQGKGETWYHLTSTRPAKTPSRQIIIAASTDCTSTPDQIPSQ, from the coding sequence ATGGCTGAAGGGCTTTTTGAAGGACAGCCTCATTGCTGTACCCAACGAATCATAACAGATAACACACTTAGGGAAGATCTATATGACATGGCCTTGCAAAATCCTGACTTGATACTATTCACGGACGGATGCTGTTTTAAAGGAGAACAAGGGCTCCAGTCAGGGTTTGCTGTAACAAAACTAACTGATACAGGATTTGTAACAATAGAAGCGGAAAAACTCAAAGGGCAACAATCTGCCCAAAGAGCAGAGATAACGGCAGTAACAGCCGCTCTCCAGCTGGCCCAAGACAAAACGACCAACATTTACACTGACTCGGCATATGCTCATGTAGTAGTACATACAGCCATGGCCGAATGGCAAAGAAATTACTTCATGACTGCAACGGGAGTCCCCATAAAACATTATcaagaaatattaaaattgaaaGAAGCATTAATGATGCCCAAAGCAGTGGCAATCTTAAAATGTAAAGGACACACTAAAAAGGATGATTTTGTATCAGCAGGAAATGACGCAGCGGATAAAGCGGCGAAAGCAGCGGCTGGTTATCTTCCCACCTCACAACTAGTTGTAAGTGAAACAGAATTAAAAGACAGACAGGAAGTAACAGAAGAGACAGTTAAAATATGGCAGGAACATGGGAGTCCCGAAGAAAGGAGTATGTGGAAATCAAAAGGGGGTGAGAGAGATGAGAAAGATATTTGGAGAAAAGGAGGAAAATGGAAACTACCTCAGAAGCAATTAAAACTGTTGATAAGCGAAGCTCATGGAGCATGCCATGTAGGCGTGGAAGAAACACTGAGACGACTCCACACCTGGTGGCATCCTTTCATGGGAGCAATTGTTAAAAATGAACTACAGGATTGCAGTGTCTGTAGCAGATATAACAGAATACATACCACGAAACCACCCCAGGGAACTCACGATCCGGACGTGACGGCACCTAGGCAGGTGGTTTCGATGGATtttacagacatgattaaaagtgTGTCCGGTTACAGGTATCTACTAGTAATAGTGGATTCCTTCTCCAGTTGGCCTGAAGTCTATCCCTGCAAAACAGAAATGGCAAACATAGTGGTTAAACATTtggttaaccattatattccATCTCATGGGTTCCCAAATAAAATAAGGTCTGATAATGGgacccattttaaaaacaaacatttgcaggaAGTAGAAAAAGCCCTGGGACTGAAACACACATTTGGTTCAGTATATCACCCACAGTCCCAAGGACGAGTAGAAAGAATGAATCGGAACATTAAGGAAAAATTGACCAAAGCTTTAGCTACTTCAAATCTCAATTGGCTACAAGCCCTTCCTTTGGCTTTGATGAATGTACGAATGTCACTCAATTCAGCCAAAGGCTGGACTCCATTTGAATGTCATACTAACAGACCGTTTCCGGCTCCAACAGCTCCACTGGAGACAACAGATGTGTCCGGCCCTCCGGAGCTCAAACAACTAACGCTTGCTTTTTCGCAACTAACTGCAAAACAACCCGATGGTCCTTTGGTAATGCATGAAAGTGAATTTGTATGGTTGAAAGTAATCAAAAGAAAGTGGTCTGAACCCAGGTGGACAGGTCCTCATAAAGTGACGGAGAGAACATCGTCTGCTGTCCGCCTACAAGGAAAGGGGGAGACGTGGTACCACCTCACCTCTACACGACCAGCAAAGACCCCGTCCCGACAGATCATCATTGCCGCAAGTACTGACTGCACGTCAACGCCAGACCAGATCCCATCCCAGTGA